In a genomic window of Acipenser ruthenus chromosome 41, fAciRut3.2 maternal haplotype, whole genome shotgun sequence:
- the LOC117971660 gene encoding lymphotoxin-alpha-like produces MEKTLACDSSLALDIENRGLIVVRETSKKSDRCWKRISLLSFLLLTAATFVLAMMYFGVIPSKIEQTNTVASTTPESFTETVNENMPAQLKQVSDKKEAGKPAAHLIAADLSKDRTKLSWLSNANQAFLEKGMRLENEQELVIPAEGLYFIYAQVVFKGKGSSEGKGASDLSNGCSGHGSSTNILSLSVERWSDSYPKYEPILSTSRSLCLQKNQGGVWTVPLYQGALFKLNQGDKLKVKASPLTLINDSKTFFGAFAI; encoded by the exons ATGGAGAAAACGCTAGCTTGTGACTCGTCTCTCGCTCTGGACATTGAAAACAGGGGTCTCATAGTGGTGAGAGAAACGTCGAAGAAATCGGACCGGTGTTGGAAACGGATTAGCTTGCTTTCTTTTCTGCTCCTGACTGCAGCCACATTTGTTTTAGCGATGATGTACTTTGGCGTTATACCTTCAAAAATTGAACAG ACAAACACAGTTGCTTCTACAACACCAGAAAGCTTCACAGAGACGGTGAATgaaa ACATGCCTGCCCAACTGAAACAGGTATCAGACAAAAAAGAAGCAGGAAAACCAGCAGCACATTTGATTG CAGCTGATTTATCCAAGGACCGCACTAAGCTGTCCTGGCTCAGCAACGCCAACCAAGCTTTCCTTGAGAAAGGCATGCGATTAGAGAATGAGCAGGAGCTGGTGATCCCTGCAGAAGGGCTGTACTTCATTTACGCTCAGGTAGTGTTCAAGGGGAAGGGCTCTTCGGAGGGCAAGGGCGCCTCAGACCTGTCGAACGGCTGCAGCGGCCATGGCTCCTCCACCAATATTCTCTCGCTGTCGGTGGAGAGGTGGTCAGACTCCTATCCCAAGTACGAGCCAATCCTGAGCACCTCACGCTCCCTCTGCCTGCAGAAGAACCAGGGGGGTGTGTGGACCGTGCCCCTGTACCAGGGAGCCTTGTTCAAGCTAAATCAGGGAGACAAGCTGAAAGTGAAAGCCAGCCCCCTCACTTTGATTAATGACAGCAAGACCTTTTTTGGGGCTTTTGCGATTTAG